The Glycine soja cultivar W05 chromosome 15, ASM419377v2, whole genome shotgun sequence region GGTCACGATTTGCTTTCACAGGGTACAAGAGTTACATGCCATCTCCTTTGAAAAAATCAGCACTTTTAGGAGTTTGCGCTGCACATGGTGGAGGAAGTGATTTTGGAAGAGAATTAGAGGCTGAGATAAGCTGGGAAGTGGCCTGTGGATCTGCTGAGTTTATGCAGAAGGTGAagtgagagagagatagagagaggaAGTGACCTCTTCCTTCTCAAATGGTTGAAATGGCAAACTCCCGGTTGGTAGAAGAAACATACTTATTGCATTTACAGACATAAAATACGAAAGATTACTCACGCATTGGATAGCTACGGAACAATTGTGAATTTCAGAAATTGAATAGTTCATGTAATCATAAAGGTATAAGCTTTTAGTTTATGTAAATGCATGTAGGTGACGAGGCTTGTACCTAAGGTATCAAGTTTCCATTGTTTctaccttttcattttcaaatcatgGATATTTAATTCTGCAGTTTTTATAGGTGTCTTGTATTCTTCCTATTGTGAGGAAGAGGGTGGTGTTGCTGTAGAGGAGGCTGCGGGTGATGGCGGGGTCGACGTCTTCGAGGTGGAGGGATCTTGTGTTGAGGTGACGGAGCCTGGTGACGATGCGCTCCGGGGAGGGGGACGGGTGCTGCGGGGTGGCGGTGGGGGCGAAGTAGGTGATGCTGAGGTATGGCTGGGGGAGGAGGGAGAGAGAGGAAGCAGGACGGGTGCTCCGACatctttggttttttttttgtttttaataatttttaaaataaattaaagataattaattagggTTAGAGACACTcgaaaaatgtttaaatttacGTGTCTATCGGACGTTAACATGTGACCGTCAACATTATTGCCTAACGGTCAACCGTCTAATCGTGAcgtcagagcatcaacattagactttcttacaaaataaaggttctaatttgtgaattaaattaacgGGAAACCAAATGTGAAATTACACCTAAAATAAGagatcaaaaatataattttagctaaaaaaaaatacttatacggTCACcaatcaaaaacacaaaaagggcAAAAAGTTGAGCCCAGGCCCATTTATTTAAACTTCGGGTGTAAGATTAAATCTTGTGGGTGAAGCAACGAAATACTACAAAAACATGAACGTAGGATGAGAAAGATGGTCGGAAATTGAGGAAGTAGTAAAATGATTCCCAAGATTTCTCCGATGAACGAGGATGGGAAGAACAGAGGAATCGGAATAGCCACCGAAAACCCTTATTATGGAACCTTTCAAGGCGTCGCTAACCACTatcctcctcaacaccaacaaCCACCCGTTCCCTACGCTAATTATTACCAACGACAAGGATACCACGTCGTTCCAGGTACAATACAATCACGTACAACCATATtcacattcttattttttactcaTACCTATGGCTATTGTTGAGTTCAACACTAGACGCGATAGTTCCTATGTTTCGATCCTTAATTTCATGTTCTCACAAGAGAGAATGATAGTTAAATTAAAACGAGATTTAATGGATTTGGATTTGGCACAAACAATGTACTCAGCACTCACAATATATACTAATGGATTTGGATTTCGATCcttaattttatgtttctggACACGAAAGTAGCTTTATGGAATCTGTTTGAATAATGTATtcacaatgttttttttattttttttttatgttaatcgTGCAAGTTTATGCCGTTGCTGAAGGAAGGCCTGTGAGAGAACGTCGTCTTCCTTGCTGTGGACTTAGTCTGGGTTGGTTCTTGTGAGTTTGCTTTGTCTTACTTgctagtatttttatttttgaaagtgctttttttttaatccaatatATCTCCGCCAAGCTTTTAGAGATTCATTAGTATTTCTTTAAAGGATTGACATATCTCAACATTCTTCATGGACACACACTTGAGGTTCCAAACCCTAAGTACATGCATAACAAACATGATAATCTATCAAGCATACCACGCCATGTTTTGAGAGTGTTAAGGGCAACGCAAATACTGCAAAGCTTCAACCTAGCTAGCTAAACTATAAATGCCAAGCTTGTAATACACGTACGTGGTTTgctatttgattaaaatttgaagTGGCTTTATCTTTGTATTGCTAATGACTAAAGTCTACAATCGCATGCCTAATAACAATTACTAAACTTTAGGGGCGCCTACTTATTTCATTGTCCTAAGAGCTAAAGTTGTAAGAAGTTTTGCCGTCTTTGTGTATGTTTTTGGATTAACCAAATAATTCAAGCATACAAATTTTTAGAGATCAGATTAAAACTGGATCCCAATGAGCGTGAATGTGTTGGAGGTTCAATCCTCTAATAAAACCCCCCTCCCCGTTTAGGTGCTTGCTCCTTCGATTATTTGAAAGCAACCGTTATTTTCTCTGATGATATTGATGgttgcaactttatttgtatttCAAGGTTTATAATGGGTTGGTTTCTTGGTGGTGTTCCCTGGTACGTTGGCACTTTCATTCTAATGTTTGTACATATGGATTGCCGAGAAAAGCCTGGATTGATTGCATGCGCAGTTGCTgtaagttttagtttttattgcaaattaattatttcattttcacaTGTTTTAGGTTTTCTTTAACGCATTAATAATTAGAAGTCTTGTCATGTCATAGTTGGTATGGGGCTAAAAAGAAATGGGATTATAGTTTTGGTTGCTGcaacttttaatttcttaaatattcatCGTGTAATTTCCACTGTCTCTTCATGTCATGATACAAAGCAGTATATAGATGTTTGGCTATCAAAATTTAATTCGCTCATCTGCTGGGTGTTATGTGGATATATTGCAACTCGGTCATCTAATTGGAAAGTGAAGTTAAAAATCTAGTTTTGTTCACCAGTTATTGAAGCGACTTCAGTAACATAGTTGTGTATAGTTTCTAGTCTGTAATTAATCTTTAGAATTGGATGTTTGAGTCATTCAATCAGGAGAAATTTTCTTATAGACTAGAGTTGAAAAGCAGTGTCTGAGATATGTTATATGTGTTGTTATCTTTATAGATTGATTACAAAAGAGGAAAGAAAGAGTTCAGATTAAGAACTATGCTAAATACATTAGGCTGTTATATACATGTAGATCGGTATAAACAATCATCtcctaatattaaaaatgttccAAGGTTGTTTTACCATGTTAAGAACCTGCTTAATTACTACCGTTGACAAGTGAGTACAATGTACAACAATGGGTCCCCTTGCTCGTAAGATGTGGAATTAATGGTTTATTCTCCATCTCATGAACCATCCTTTTTTTCACAAACTTCCAGCATCATGGCTCAATCCGGTTACTAGTTATAACGTCTCAGAGATATAGAGGATAGTTGTAATAATATCTCAATCAGAGACTTTCTGGTACAGGATCCCCATGAAGGGCAAGTGTAGAGCATAGTTGCATCTCTGGAGAGGAGATTatgataaaaacattatacTAGGGTTACACAGAGAAGAGAATGATTTTAGAATGAACTCATGATAAGTGATGAACCCTGATTTTATTTGATAGTATTAACCCAAGTTGATCTGTTTATAGTTGccgtagtttttttttcttctgcagcCAGTATTGAGTGCAGTTCATCTCTTGTCAATTGGTCACCTTACATTGTAAGATGTAAATGTCAAGGGTTCGAAACTTTTCAAGATACATACTAAGTTAGATCATTTAAATTGGGCACTGatgtaaaagaataaaagacATTGTCGTCAGCACAGCTCACAAAATCTTAAGTCATATCATTTTCCCTCCCTCCAAATCCCCCCGTATTGAAGAGGATGGAAAAGGTGGAGGGGAGGATTTTGGCTCCCTCATTTTaccttccattccctccaacaAGATGGGTTcatctatgattttgattacGATAGATAGGTCTATTACTGCATTATGCTGATAAAGAATACTGTCTGATCTAGGAATTGTAAT contains the following coding sequences:
- the LOC114387787 gene encoding 60S ribosomal protein L18a-like protein, with product MIPKISPMNEDGKNRGIGIATENPYYGTFQGVANHYPPQHQQPPVPYANYYQRQGYHVVPVYAVAEGRPVRERRLPCCGLSLGWFLFIMGWFLGGVPWYVGTFILMFVHMDCREKPGLIACAVASFVTVIVLALGVTQGDLGRLTSF